A portion of the Plodia interpunctella isolate USDA-ARS_2022_Savannah chromosome 4, ilPloInte3.2, whole genome shotgun sequence genome contains these proteins:
- the LOC128669136 gene encoding phosphatidylcholine:ceramide cholinephosphotransferase 2-like isoform X2 — protein MTISTRSLDKDSSPPKQINFAEPLVESVRVYLANEQPSKQLALLPRPPSPPPDPEPRCDVDIASHTAQDEIKGINFERLKRNDLNNNASRQSAEAARPIPDMPSQAELMQRQPLLARQAKKDAPQPATDESDPDQEASPQRTGDFIVEIPAGTVREERYPKEIWKTIISFFFLFICVCINMMSLSLVHERLPDRNKTEPLNDIVLENIGPADWGLAVSEYLIMVSTTVAMLVVVFHKHRFIVSRRMFFIIGLLYLYRSITMFVTVLPVSSKTYFCSPKEDNVTSLIIIKRMFYLISGFGLSINGKHTYCGDFIYSGHTMILVLSYLVVAEYSPKKLWPVHWAMWGSALLGVSFVLLAHGHYTVDVVIAYYITTRLFWTFHSLLVTPHRAGNGYNHYMIQREWWYWLFTYLERNVRGPVPRRYDWPLPWPRTKLFSRLS, from the coding sequence ATGACTATATCCACCCGCTCCCTAGACAAGGATTCCTCGCCACCAAAGCAGATCAACTTCGCGGAGCCGTTGGTCGAGTCGGTGCGCGTGTACCTGGCCAATGAGCAGCCGTCCAAGCAGCTAGCACTGCTCCCGCGGCCGCCCAGCCCGCCGCCAGACCCAGAGCCTCGCTGCGATGTCGACATAGCCTCCCACACCGCGCAAGACGAAATCAAAGGCATCAACTTCGAGCGGCTCAAACGGAATGACCTGAACAACAACGCGTCGCGACAGAGCGCCGAAGCAGCGCGCCCCATCCCCGACATGCCGAGCCAGGCCGAGCTGATGCAGCGGCAGCCGCTGCTGGCGCGCCAAGCTAAGAAGGACGCGCCGCAGCCCGCCACGGACGAGTCCGACCCCGACCAGGAGGCGTCGCCCCAACGCACCGGGGACTTCATTGTAGAAATCCCCGCCGGCACCGTCCGGGAAGAACGTTACCCCAAAGAaatatggaaaactataatttccTTCTTTTTCCTGTTTATCTGTGTGTGTATAAACATGATGTCACTCTCGCTTGTTCATGAGCGATTACCAGACCGAAACAAGACAGAACCATTAAACGATATTGTCCTCGAGAACATCGGGCCGGCCGACTGGGGGCTCGCAGTCTCCGAGTACCTCATCATGGTGTCCACGACCGTCGCCATGTTGGTCGTCGTGTTCCATAAACACCGGTTCATCGTGTCACGCCGGATGTTCTTCATCATCGGTCTGCTGTACCTGTACCGCTCTATCACTATGTTTGTGACTGTGTTACCTGTATCCAGTAAAACCTACTTCTGCAGTCCGAAAGAAGATAATGTCACGTCACTCATAATAATCAAGAGAATGTTCTATTTAATATCAGGATTCGGACTGTCGATAAATGGCAAGCACACATATTGTGGTGATTTCATATATTCGGGTCACACGATGATCCTAGTGTTAAGTTACCTTGTTGTGGCGGAGTATTCGCCGAAGAAACTGTGGCCGGTGCATTGGGCGATGTGGGGCTCGGCGCTGTTGGGAGTGTCTTTCGTGCTGCTAGCTCACGGCCATTACACAGTGGATGTAGTGATCGCGTACTACATCACGACGCGGCTGTTCTGGACGTTCCATTCATTGCTGGTGACACCGCACCGGGCCGGCAACGGCTACAACCACTACATGATCCAGCGGGAGTGGTGGTACTGGCTGTTCACGTACCTAGAAAGGAATGTGCGCGGGCCGGTACCACGAAGGTACGACTGGCCGCTACCATGGCCGAGGACCAAACTGTTCTCGCGGCTCAGCTAG
- the LOC128669136 gene encoding phosphatidylcholine:ceramide cholinephosphotransferase 2-like isoform X1, whose translation MARSPRRIAAHRRSRSRSREIARIRTLNAKGSFQPNGDWMTISTRSLDKDSSPPKQINFAEPLVESVRVYLANEQPSKQLALLPRPPSPPPDPEPRCDVDIASHTAQDEIKGINFERLKRNDLNNNASRQSAEAARPIPDMPSQAELMQRQPLLARQAKKDAPQPATDESDPDQEASPQRTGDFIVEIPAGTVREERYPKEIWKTIISFFFLFICVCINMMSLSLVHERLPDRNKTEPLNDIVLENIGPADWGLAVSEYLIMVSTTVAMLVVVFHKHRFIVSRRMFFIIGLLYLYRSITMFVTVLPVSSKTYFCSPKEDNVTSLIIIKRMFYLISGFGLSINGKHTYCGDFIYSGHTMILVLSYLVVAEYSPKKLWPVHWAMWGSALLGVSFVLLAHGHYTVDVVIAYYITTRLFWTFHSLLVTPHRAGNGYNHYMIQREWWYWLFTYLERNVRGPVPRRYDWPLPWPRTKLFSRLS comes from the coding sequence GTTCATTTCAACCCAATGGTGATTGGATGACTATATCCACCCGCTCCCTAGACAAGGATTCCTCGCCACCAAAGCAGATCAACTTCGCGGAGCCGTTGGTCGAGTCGGTGCGCGTGTACCTGGCCAATGAGCAGCCGTCCAAGCAGCTAGCACTGCTCCCGCGGCCGCCCAGCCCGCCGCCAGACCCAGAGCCTCGCTGCGATGTCGACATAGCCTCCCACACCGCGCAAGACGAAATCAAAGGCATCAACTTCGAGCGGCTCAAACGGAATGACCTGAACAACAACGCGTCGCGACAGAGCGCCGAAGCAGCGCGCCCCATCCCCGACATGCCGAGCCAGGCCGAGCTGATGCAGCGGCAGCCGCTGCTGGCGCGCCAAGCTAAGAAGGACGCGCCGCAGCCCGCCACGGACGAGTCCGACCCCGACCAGGAGGCGTCGCCCCAACGCACCGGGGACTTCATTGTAGAAATCCCCGCCGGCACCGTCCGGGAAGAACGTTACCCCAAAGAaatatggaaaactataatttccTTCTTTTTCCTGTTTATCTGTGTGTGTATAAACATGATGTCACTCTCGCTTGTTCATGAGCGATTACCAGACCGAAACAAGACAGAACCATTAAACGATATTGTCCTCGAGAACATCGGGCCGGCCGACTGGGGGCTCGCAGTCTCCGAGTACCTCATCATGGTGTCCACGACCGTCGCCATGTTGGTCGTCGTGTTCCATAAACACCGGTTCATCGTGTCACGCCGGATGTTCTTCATCATCGGTCTGCTGTACCTGTACCGCTCTATCACTATGTTTGTGACTGTGTTACCTGTATCCAGTAAAACCTACTTCTGCAGTCCGAAAGAAGATAATGTCACGTCACTCATAATAATCAAGAGAATGTTCTATTTAATATCAGGATTCGGACTGTCGATAAATGGCAAGCACACATATTGTGGTGATTTCATATATTCGGGTCACACGATGATCCTAGTGTTAAGTTACCTTGTTGTGGCGGAGTATTCGCCGAAGAAACTGTGGCCGGTGCATTGGGCGATGTGGGGCTCGGCGCTGTTGGGAGTGTCTTTCGTGCTGCTAGCTCACGGCCATTACACAGTGGATGTAGTGATCGCGTACTACATCACGACGCGGCTGTTCTGGACGTTCCATTCATTGCTGGTGACACCGCACCGGGCCGGCAACGGCTACAACCACTACATGATCCAGCGGGAGTGGTGGTACTGGCTGTTCACGTACCTAGAAAGGAATGTGCGCGGGCCGGTACCACGAAGGTACGACTGGCCGCTACCATGGCCGAGGACCAAACTGTTCTCGCGGCTCAGCTAG
- the LOC128669251 gene encoding mitochondrial disaggregase-like yields the protein MSAHSMRTVLRYARALQNLARASSVTFKLFPDPICAACSERPRWRRTNTSPFVTAAGVITVALVAADHVYNEKRFFKAAQLGNVQELKKQVEALIEHGSRVSGDGDAGGAADRRHPLGWTALMAAAANDRAAAVKELLVLGARPDLPEQYAGAAAAAASAGLHPLEALQRREDEFCASMNARASFLGWTALHYAALADSADAARALLEAGADPTARDHAGRRALHYARDPSPARDLIVDHTKRWERAAEAAAAEERRRFPLEQRLRQYIVGQQAAIETVAAAVRRKENGWADEEHPLVFLFLGSSGIGKTELAKQLARYMHRDDPAAFIRLDMSEYQEKHEVAKLIGAPPGYVGHEEGGQLTRALARRADAVVLFDEVDKAHPDVLTVLLQLFDEGRLTDGKGKLIECKNAIFVMTSNLASDEIAQYGLKLRRAAEARSAARARAPADVAETKETRVEALSDTPDSVEETLEVSRHFKDNVVRPILKRHFGRDEFLGRINEIVYFLPFSRQELLTLVNMELKRWAEKARSRHAVELRWEGGVLGALADGYDVHYGARSIKHEVERRVVNQIALAAERGALQRGGGVLLLESAGRVALAVRRPPDTDYTPLDLAAV from the exons ATGTCGGCACATTCAATGCGGACAGTGTTGAGATATGCCCGGGCGCTGCAGAACTTGGCCCGGGCGTCTTCAGTTACCTTCAAGCTCTTCCCTGATCCTATCTGTGCGGCCTGCAGTGAGAGGCCGCGGTGGCGAAGGACGAACACCTCGCCATTTGTGACGGCAGCGGGAGTCATTACTGTGGCCCTAGTGGCAGCTGACCATGTATATAATG AGAAACGATTCTTCAAAGCAGCACAGCTGGGCAATGTCCAAGAGTTAAAGAA ACAAGTGGAAGCCCTGATCGAGCACGGATCTCGCGTGAGCGGCGACGGAGACGCGGGCGGCGCGGCGGACCGGCGGCACCCGCTGGGCTGGACGGCGCTGATGGCGGCCGCCGCCAACGaccgcgccgccgccgtcaAGGAGCTGCTGGTGCTGGGCGCGCGCCCCGACCTGCCTGAGCAATACgccggcgccgccgccgctgccgCCAGTGCTGGCCTGCATCCGCTGGAAG CACTGCAAAGACGCGAGGACGAGTTCTGCGCGTCGATGAACGCGCGCGCGTCGTTCCTGGGCTGGACGGCGCTGCACTACGCGGCGCTGGCGGACTCCGCGGacgcggcgcgcgcgctgctGGAGGCGGGCGCCGACCCCACAGCACGCGACCACGCCGGCCGCCGCGCGCTGCACTACGCCCGCGACCCCTCGCCCGCGCGGGACCTCATCGTCGACCACACCAAGCGCTGGGAGCGCGCCGCGGAG GCAGCAGCAGCCGAAGAGCGTCGCCGCTTCCCCCTCGAGCAGCGACTCCGGCAGTACATAGTGGGGCAGCAGGCCGCCATAGAGACGGTGGCGGCCGCGGTGCGCCGCAAGGAGAACGGCTGGGCCGACGAGGAGCACCCGCTGGTCTTCCTGTTCTTGGGCAGCTCGGGCATCGGCAAGACAGAGCTCGCCAAGCAGTTGGCTAG ATACATGCACCGCGACGACCCGGCGGCCTTCATCCGGCTGGACATGTCGGAGTACCAGGAGAAGCACGAGGTGGCGAAGCTGATCGGCGCGCCGCCGGGCTACGTGGGGCACGAGGAGGGCGGGCAGCTGACGCGCGCGCTGGCGCGCCGTGCTGACGCTGTGGTGCTCTTCGACGAGGTGGACAAGGCCCATCCTGACGTGCTCACTGTACTGCTTCAGCTCTTTGATGAG GGGAGACTGACAGACGGCAAGGGGAAGCTGATCGAGTGCAAGAACGCGATCTTCGTGATGACGTCCAACCTGGCGTCGGACGAGATCGCGCAGTACGGGCTCAAGCTGCGGCGCGCGGCGGAGGCGCGCtcggccgcgcgcgcgcgcgcgcccgccGACGTGGCCGAGACCAAGG AAACCCGTGTCGAAGCCCTCTCGGACACCCCCGACAGTGTTGAGGAAACATTGGAAGTGTCGCGACACTTCAAGGACAACGTCGTCCGACCCATTCTCAAGAGGCATTTCGGCCGAGACGAATTCCTGGGACGAATCAATGAGATCGTCTACTTCCTGCCGTTCTCAAGGCAGGAGCTGCTGACGCTGGTCAATATGGAGCTCAAGAGATGGGCTGAGAAG GCGCGGTCGCGGCACGCGGTGGAGCTGCGCTGGGAGGGCGGCGTGCTGGGCGCGCTGGCCGACGGCTACGACGTGCACTACGGCGCGCGCTCCATCAAGCACGAG GTGGAGCGACGCGTGGTGAACCAGATAGCGCTGGCGGCGGAGCGCGGAGCGCTgcagcgcggcggcggcgtgcTGCTGCTGGAGAGCGCCGGCCGCGTCGCGCTCGCCGTCAGGCGTCCGCCCGACACCGACTACACGCCCTTGGATCTGGCCGCCGTCTGA